The region TTGATATTGATAATTACAGGTCTGGTTCTGGCGGCCAATAACCACCCTGAAATACCTATTCCGATAATTAAAGCGCCAATTAGCATGGGGAGCGCGATTTCCTATGTTGTCTCTATCTGGATAGTCTCGGCAGTAATGTCGCCGGATATTGCTCGCTATGCTAAAACTCGTAAAGATGCGCTTCTTGGTGCAGGGCTAGGCTTCTTTTTAGGTAATAGTTCAACGATAGTCGTTGCATTAATTCTGACTCACTTGGTGGGTACAGAGGATTTGGTGGAAGTGTTCTTCAGTATTGGTTTGGGTATGTCCGCTATTGTGGTGCTTATTTTTGCTCAGTGGACCACAAACAGTACTAACCTTGTTTCTGCATCACTGGGATTATCCGTTGTTATTCGAGCGCTATCACGGCCAACATTGGTTGTGTTAATGGCTATTGTTGGGTTGCTGTTAGCGTATAACGGCATGATTAATAATTTTACTCAATTCTTGTCATTGCTCGGCGTATTGATTTCCCCTATCGCGGGTGTCTATCTTGTCGAATATTATTTTATTAAGTCCTCGCGCTTGCAGAAAAATGTATCAGAAGCATCATTCTTGAATGTGGCGGCGGCTATATCTTGGTCACTTGGCAGTATTGTGAGCCTGTTAACCTCCCCAGATTTTTTCGATTTATTTACGATAAGCTCAATCTCTGCCTTGGATGGCGTAATTGTGAGTATGGTGATTTATATCGGCATACATAAAATTTTTCCTCAATTGGCAGATTGAACGTGTTACGCAGATAACACGAGATCTTGGATAGGGTATGTCTCGTTATATTAATGAACAAGCAATTGATGATATAGCACTAGGGGCTGCTGTTCTTGGTACTGGAGGCGGCGGCGATCCGTATGTCGGTTCCTTAATGGCAAAATATGCATTAAAGACGGCGACGACAGTATCTATATTCAGTTTAGATGAAATCAACGATGACGATGTGTTTGTGCCTTGTAGCATGATAGGTGCAACGACGGTTGTTGTAGAAAAAATAATGTCAGCGAACCAATTTGTTCAGGCATTTGATGCGATGGAGAAGGTACTTGAGCGACCTATATCCGCAACATTTCCAATCGAGGTTGGCGGCATTAACTCGCTAATGCCGTTTGTCGTTGCGGCTAAAAAAGGGCTGCCGGTTATTGATTGTGACGCAATGGGGAGAGCCTTCCCCGAAGCACAGATGGTGACCTTTTTCCTTGATGGTTTACCTTCGGCACCCAATACGCTGGCTGACGAGAAAGGTAACTCGGTTATCCTTAATCCGATTGATGGTGTGTGGTCTGAACGGTTAGCCAGAGCCATTACAGAACAGATGGGGGCCGCCTGTGCGATGTGTGATTATCCGCTCCGTGGGCACGAACTAAAGCGTAGCGCGATTAAAGGGACGCTGACACTAGCGCAGAATATCGGGAAAACATTGCGGGAGTCTCATCAGTCGGGTAGCCATCCGGTACAGTCTCTGCTCACCGTGTTGAATGGTCATATCGTTGCATCAGGAAAGATTGTTGATGTTGCTCGGCGCACAACCGGCGGCTTTGCTCGAGGTAAAGTAGTGCTGGATGGCATGGGGAGCGACAAAGGCGAATCGTTTACGGTGCTTTTCCAGAATGAGCTCTTGCTGGCTTATCGTTCTTCACAGACGGCAGAACCTACGCAGGATAATCTGCTGGCCGTCGTGCCTGATTTAATCTCCATAGTAGATAGTGAAACCGGACGTCCGATCATCACGGAACATTTACGTTATGGGCAACGAGTCGATGTTATTGCCTATCCGTGCAATGACAAATGGCGAACGACGAAAGGGATTGACGTTGCGGGGCCGGGGTATTTTGGTTATCCGGTGCAGTATGTGCCGATAGAACAGCTTGCAAATCGCTGAGGCTTTCCCGATGTTACATAAAAATGATTACCGACTCGGGATTGATGTCGGCGGTACCAACACGGATGCGGCAATTTTAGATGCGAATCTGCACTGTGTTGCGACAGCCAAATGTCCTACCAGCCTGGATATCTACAGTGGTATAGAGCGGGCGATTGCTGAGGTATTGGCTAAGTCTGGCATCGCGTCGCAGCATATTCGCTATGCGATGTTGGGCACAACCCAATGTACCAATGCGATTGTTGAGCGGAAGGGTCTGGATCGCGTCGGATTATTGCGCCTGAGTCTGCCAAGCAGCGATAGCGTCCCACCGCTGTTTGGCTGGGATGATGAGTGGCAAAAGACATTAGGCGAACATTTCTACCAGATTCATGGCGGCTATGAGTTTGATGGCCGAGAGATCCATCCCGTACTACAGAATGAAGTACTCGCGGTTTGTGACAAGATGCGCGGGCATGTCGATAGCGTGGCGATCTGTGGCGTATTTTCTCCAGTAAATAGCGAGCAGGAATTGCAGGTTGCCCAGTGGGTGAATGCAGTATTACCGGATGTCTCCTTGTCGTTATCTCACCGGATAGGCAGTACGGGGTTACTGGAAAGGGAAAACGCGACCATCCTGAATGCATCGTTGCAAAGTACCGCGAACCGCTTTGTTAACGGCTTTACGCAAGCGCTAGTTCGGCACGGGATTAACGCTACGCCGTTCTTCGGGCAAAATGATGGCACATTGATGTCCGAGAGCATGGTGAAGCAATATCCCATTTTGACGATGGCCTGTGGGCCAACGAACTCGATTCGCGGGGCATGCCACCTTTCGGGATTGGATAATGCGCTGATTATCGATGTCGGCGGCACAACAACGGATATTGGCGTCTTGGTGAATGGCTTCCCGCGTGAATCGGCAATTGCTGTTGAAGTCGGCGATGTACGGACGAATTTCAGAATGCCAGACATTATTTCTATCGGTATTGGTGGCGGAACCTGCGTGCGGCAGTCTCAGGATGGGACGCTCACCCTTGGGCCTGACAGCGTTGGCTATCGTCTTCTTGAACAGGGCGTCAGTTTCGGCGGGGAAACGTTAACGCTCAGCGATATTATGCTGCAACTTCATCGTGAGCGATGGACATCAGCGCTTTCTCATCCGCTACCCGAGTTGGATAAAGCGCTT is a window of Pectobacterium punjabense DNA encoding:
- a CDS encoding hydantoinase/oxoprolinase N-terminal domain-containing protein, with the translated sequence MLHKNDYRLGIDVGGTNTDAAILDANLHCVATAKCPTSLDIYSGIERAIAEVLAKSGIASQHIRYAMLGTTQCTNAIVERKGLDRVGLLRLSLPSSDSVPPLFGWDDEWQKTLGEHFYQIHGGYEFDGREIHPVLQNEVLAVCDKMRGHVDSVAICGVFSPVNSEQELQVAQWVNAVLPDVSLSLSHRIGSTGLLERENATILNASLQSTANRFVNGFTQALVRHGINATPFFGQNDGTLMSESMVKQYPILTMACGPTNSIRGACHLSGLDNALIIDVGGTTTDIGVLVNGFPRESAIAVEVGDVRTNFRMPDIISIGIGGGTCVRQSQDGTLTLGPDSVGYRLLEQGVSFGGETLTLSDIMLQLHRERWTSALSHPLPELDKALCQQVYRQMIDNVESAIDRIKSSRAAIPAVLVGGGSILLPEVLSGISQVVRPLNFDAANAVGVALGKVGAQIERVVKMPDHDREKVKSELQQQTICLAEETGAMSGSVEIIDYQEIPLAYLPGNAVQVKIKAAGNLA
- a CDS encoding DUF917 domain-containing protein; this encodes MSRYINEQAIDDIALGAAVLGTGGGGDPYVGSLMAKYALKTATTVSIFSLDEINDDDVFVPCSMIGATTVVVEKIMSANQFVQAFDAMEKVLERPISATFPIEVGGINSLMPFVVAAKKGLPVIDCDAMGRAFPEAQMVTFFLDGLPSAPNTLADEKGNSVILNPIDGVWSERLARAITEQMGAACAMCDYPLRGHELKRSAIKGTLTLAQNIGKTLRESHQSGSHPVQSLLTVLNGHIVASGKIVDVARRTTGGFARGKVVLDGMGSDKGESFTVLFQNELLLAYRSSQTAEPTQDNLLAVVPDLISIVDSETGRPIITEHLRYGQRVDVIAYPCNDKWRTTKGIDVAGPGYFGYPVQYVPIEQLANR
- a CDS encoding cytosine permease, whose amino-acid sequence is MSQGNAVPEKQPQGRQIYDYEYEPVPAEARKSWYVIALIWLAMGIDISGLFLGAFLSGGLPFSHAVSATLIGSAFLGVLAALCANVGYGSGLSTTLLSISVFGRLGGKIIGVFSAVSLIGWFAFQLDFFGVMLQKALLHYQFEPGRFLILVFGMVLMTSTAIWGVRALGKLSIFSVPLMLILIITGLVLAANNHPEIPIPIIKAPISMGSAISYVVSIWIVSAVMSPDIARYAKTRKDALLGAGLGFFLGNSSTIVVALILTHLVGTEDLVEVFFSIGLGMSAIVVLIFAQWTTNSTNLVSASLGLSVVIRALSRPTLVVLMAIVGLLLAYNGMINNFTQFLSLLGVLISPIAGVYLVEYYFIKSSRLQKNVSEASFLNVAAAISWSLGSIVSLLTSPDFFDLFTISSISALDGVIVSMVIYIGIHKIFPQLAD